A window from Thermoanaerobaculales bacterium encodes these proteins:
- a CDS encoding M28 family peptidase — translation MLCSVLVLTAIAAAAAEPEALLRIDRRDDATREQLLSEGVTVVAELEGAVLAVGATSEVEAEAASLGLSATVLDPAARSASFALAGLREGASLADLAGCGEVLWQEDSWVLVREPRFADASCLGSTRFMMTPLRLEAVRLAQPPPAGFEGFAEGVPETLDADPLVVDMLTQLDTAFATAHWQSLVGAASTRYSTSAGCQTAATFVYNLFDSYGLEPSYQQHSGGHAPNVIGTITGRVTPEQVYILIGHLDDMPSSGAAPGADDNASGTVMVTALAELMSVYDFASTVKFIAVTGEEFGLYGSEHYADAAASAGENIQAVFNADMIGWQGNGTPNPENLDINYNTASAWMGTLLNQVAADYPVGVPVNAFLCNSMAYSDHWPFWEQGYSAVCAITDNEDFCGQAGSYPYYHTSNDTIANCGANGPAFLAASMRLFMAAAGHLADPLCERTSAPTGVTAQPMGANRIDLGWASSGAGLTYEVHRTPGGCSDPGPVTVVGETTNLYLSDTTASGGVTYGYTVHAKDPSGYCLSEPSLCVEATTTGSCSEPPYFAGVEAVVNAADATCLLTVDWSAPIEVYCGGAVGYNVYRSTTPGFEPAPANRVASLVAATTWADYDVLYDERYYYVVRAVDLGNGAEDHNTVELSGAPTGPPDIGTWTDDAGDTDPAQLTPTSPWTVAASGGHSAPKVYATGSYPDNVCAGVTSDVMHLGTGPQLTFWSKYALESSWDKGEVQVSTDGGATWSRVPVNYPGSSTNTSDACGLPTGSYFTGTNNSYAQYSGSLATWANQDVRIRWVLSSDTAVGGNGWWVDDITITNVEVPTSCETGGSPYPGAFAKAAPPDGATGQPTDLSVSWTASANATGFEVCVDTVDNGVCDGSWDDVGAVMGTVLDGLDQWTTYWWQVRAVNGSGSTEADGGAWWWFVTTPYLFGDGFESGDVSAWSAVTP, via the coding sequence ATGCTGTGTTCAGTCCTCGTCCTCACCGCGATCGCGGCGGCCGCGGCCGAGCCGGAGGCCCTGCTGCGGATCGACCGCCGGGACGACGCCACCCGCGAGCAGCTGCTCAGCGAGGGCGTGACCGTCGTCGCCGAGCTCGAGGGCGCAGTGCTTGCGGTGGGCGCCACCTCCGAGGTCGAGGCCGAGGCGGCGAGCCTGGGCCTGAGCGCGACCGTGCTCGACCCGGCCGCGCGCTCCGCGAGCTTTGCCCTCGCCGGGCTGCGCGAGGGCGCCAGCCTCGCCGACCTCGCCGGCTGCGGCGAGGTGCTGTGGCAGGAGGACAGCTGGGTCCTGGTCAGGGAGCCCCGGTTCGCGGATGCGAGCTGCCTGGGCTCGACCCGCTTCATGATGACCCCCCTGCGCCTCGAAGCGGTGCGGCTCGCCCAGCCGCCACCGGCGGGGTTCGAGGGCTTCGCCGAGGGCGTGCCCGAGACGCTGGACGCCGACCCCCTCGTCGTGGACATGCTGACCCAGCTCGACACCGCGTTCGCCACCGCCCACTGGCAGAGCCTGGTCGGTGCGGCCTCGACCCGCTACTCGACCTCGGCCGGCTGCCAGACCGCGGCCACCTTCGTCTACAACCTGTTCGACTCGTACGGGCTCGAGCCCTCCTACCAGCAGCACAGCGGCGGCCACGCCCCCAACGTCATCGGCACCATCACCGGCCGGGTGACGCCGGAGCAGGTCTACATCCTGATCGGCCACCTCGACGACATGCCGTCCTCGGGTGCGGCGCCCGGCGCCGACGACAACGCATCGGGCACGGTCATGGTGACCGCCCTCGCCGAGCTGATGTCGGTGTACGACTTCGCCAGCACGGTCAAGTTCATCGCCGTCACCGGCGAGGAGTTCGGGCTCTACGGCAGCGAGCACTACGCCGATGCTGCTGCGTCGGCCGGCGAGAACATCCAGGCCGTGTTCAACGCCGACATGATCGGCTGGCAGGGCAACGGCACGCCCAACCCCGAGAACCTCGACATCAACTACAACACCGCCTCCGCGTGGATGGGCACCCTGCTCAATCAGGTCGCCGCCGACTACCCGGTCGGGGTCCCGGTCAACGCCTTCCTGTGCAACAGCATGGCCTACTCGGACCACTGGCCGTTCTGGGAGCAGGGCTACTCGGCGGTGTGCGCGATCACCGACAACGAGGACTTCTGCGGCCAGGCCGGCAGCTACCCCTACTACCACACCAGCAACGACACGATCGCCAACTGCGGCGCCAACGGGCCGGCGTTTCTCGCCGCTTCGATGCGCCTCTTCATGGCTGCCGCCGGCCATCTCGCCGATCCGCTGTGCGAGCGGACGTCGGCGCCGACCGGCGTGACGGCACAGCCGATGGGCGCCAACCGGATCGACCTCGGCTGGGCGTCATCCGGGGCCGGCCTGACCTACGAGGTCCACCGCACGCCCGGCGGCTGCAGCGACCCCGGCCCGGTGACCGTGGTCGGCGAGACCACCAACCTCTACCTGTCCGACACCACCGCCTCGGGCGGCGTCACCTACGGCTACACGGTCCACGCCAAGGACCCCTCGGGCTACTGCCTGTCCGAGCCGTCGCTCTGCGTCGAGGCCACGACCACGGGCAGCTGCAGCGAGCCGCCGTACTTCGCCGGCGTCGAGGCGGTGGTCAACGCCGCCGACGCGACCTGCCTGCTCACGGTCGACTGGTCGGCGCCGATCGAGGTTTACTGCGGCGGCGCGGTCGGCTACAACGTCTACCGCTCGACGACGCCGGGCTTCGAGCCCGCTCCCGCGAACCGGGTCGCCTCCCTCGTCGCTGCGACCACCTGGGCCGACTACGACGTGCTCTACGACGAGCGCTACTACTACGTGGTGCGGGCGGTCGACCTCGGCAACGGCGCCGAGGACCACAACACCGTCGAGCTCTCCGGAGCGCCGACCGGCCCGCCGGACATCGGCACCTGGACTGACGACGCCGGCGACACCGACCCCGCCCAGCTGACCCCGACCTCGCCGTGGACCGTGGCGGCGAGCGGCGGCCACAGCGCGCCCAAGGTCTACGCCACCGGCTCCTATCCGGACAATGTCTGCGCCGGCGTCACCTCGGACGTGATGCACCTCGGGACCGGCCCGCAGCTCACCTTCTGGTCCAAGTACGCCCTCGAATCGAGCTGGGACAAGGGCGAGGTCCAGGTCTCGACCGACGGCGGCGCCACCTGGAGCCGGGTGCCCGTCAACTACCCCGGCAGCTCCACCAACACCTCGGATGCGTGCGGGCTGCCGACCGGCAGCTACTTCACGGGCACCAACAACTCCTACGCCCAGTACTCGGGCTCGCTCGCCACCTGGGCCAACCAGGACGTCCGGATCCGCTGGGTGCTTTCCAGCGACACCGCCGTCGGCGGCAACGGCTGGTGGGTCGACGACATCACGATCACCAATGTCGAGGTGCCGACCTCCTGCGAAACCGGCGGCTCGCCGTACCCGGGCGCCTTTGCCAAGGCCGCTCCGCCCGACGGCGCCACCGGCCAGCCCACCGATCTCAGCGTGAGCTGGACCGCGAGCGCCAACGCCACCGGCTTCGAGGTCTGCGTCGACACCGTCGACAACGGCGTCTGTGACGGCTCGTGGGACGACGTCGGCGCTGTGATGGGCACCGTGCTCGACGGCCTCGATCAGTGGACCACCTACTGGTGGCAGGTGCGGGCGGTCAACGGCAGCGGGTCGACCGAGGCCGACGGCGGCGCCTGGTGGTGGTTCGTCACCACCCCGTACCTGTTCGGGGACGGCTTCGAGTCGGGTGACGTCAGCGCGTGGTCGGCGGTCACGCCGTAG
- a CDS encoding citrate/2-methylcitrate synthase, whose product MHIRTLGHGFDWSADRIDWPVTTDVGPGLAGVIAGETRVMWLDPSSGRLAYRGVPIETLAVAPDFEAAAFLLITGTSAEEEPGRFDRFRATLRSSRELPTAVLDLVEGLGPSVHPTRCLRAGVSALGCHELALDDDLAGQQRWRELRIVGQVAGLVASVIDRRRGRDRRAPDPASSVAGSVVEALAGRPATDDQRELLDLLWVLYAAHGLDAPTFTSAIVASCLADPYYTVVAGLSALRGARQGGAAERVVRSLLALDDADAAGSWVRRVLDGGGVVPGFGHPSYRMPDPRVVVLRKAAATHAARVGKGHLFEVARAVEEEATRRLAPKGVFVNINLYGALLFHLLGAEPAEVPCLIAAARVAGIVALVEESLDTVRLVRPLTRYVGPAPRPVPPRGRR is encoded by the coding sequence GTGCACATCCGCACCCTCGGCCACGGCTTCGACTGGTCCGCCGACCGCATCGACTGGCCGGTCACCACCGACGTCGGGCCCGGTCTGGCCGGGGTGATCGCCGGCGAGACGCGGGTGATGTGGCTCGACCCATCGAGCGGCCGGCTCGCCTACCGCGGCGTCCCGATCGAGACCCTGGCCGTCGCGCCCGACTTCGAGGCCGCCGCGTTCCTGCTGATCACCGGCACCTCCGCGGAGGAGGAGCCGGGGCGCTTCGACCGCTTCCGCGCCACCCTCCGCTCGAGCCGTGAGCTTCCGACGGCGGTTCTCGACCTTGTCGAAGGCCTCGGCCCGTCGGTGCATCCCACCCGCTGCCTGCGGGCCGGCGTCTCCGCCCTCGGCTGCCACGAGCTCGCCCTCGACGACGACCTCGCCGGCCAACAACGCTGGCGGGAGCTGCGAATCGTCGGCCAGGTCGCCGGGCTGGTCGCCTCCGTCATCGATCGCCGGCGCGGCCGCGACCGGCGCGCGCCGGACCCGGCGTCGTCGGTCGCCGGCTCGGTCGTCGAGGCGCTCGCGGGGCGGCCGGCCACGGACGACCAGCGCGAGTTGCTCGACCTGCTGTGGGTGCTCTACGCCGCCCACGGCCTGGACGCGCCCACCTTCACCTCGGCGATCGTCGCATCCTGCCTTGCCGATCCCTACTACACGGTCGTCGCCGGGCTGTCGGCGCTGCGCGGCGCCCGCCAGGGAGGGGCCGCCGAGCGGGTGGTGCGATCGCTGCTCGCCCTCGATGACGCCGACGCGGCCGGCAGCTGGGTGCGCCGCGTTCTCGACGGCGGCGGCGTCGTCCCCGGCTTCGGCCACCCCAGCTACCGGATGCCCGACCCCCGGGTGGTGGTGCTGCGCAAGGCGGCCGCCACCCACGCCGCGCGCGTCGGCAAGGGCCACCTCTTCGAGGTCGCCCGGGCGGTGGAGGAGGAGGCGACGCGCCGCCTCGCGCCCAAGGGCGTCTTCGTCAACATCAACCTCTACGGCGCGCTGCTCTTCCACCTGCTCGGTGCCGAGCCCGCCGAGGTGCCGTGCCTGATCGCGGCCGCCCGGGTGGCGGGGATCGTCGCCCTGGTCGAGGAGAGCCTGGACACGGTCCGCCTGGTCCGCCCGCTCACCCGCTACGTCGGTCCGGCGCCGCGACCGGTTCCTCCGCGAGGCCGGCGATGA
- a CDS encoding citrate/2-methylcitrate synthase — MIGSPPSPAVQRYGRGLEGLIAGSTAISDIDGERGHLSYRGYPVGELAEAATFEEVSHLVLFGELPDAPALRDWSAELASWRQPPRAAFDALRGLPVHAHPLAQYRTMLTVAACHIPEPDSTGLDAQRRRPARILSWTAALAAAAIRHLDGLADVPPREDLGYSANFLYQALGRVPQAEEARAFDASLIVQAEHGLHAAALAALAVISTGADLGSAVLAGMGALSGVRHGGANQLAFEALARLDGPEAARRWAREAVAEGRRIPGFGHRVYRCPDPRVAVLEPHAEALLAARGMAGRWETYLALREEVEAGLATKRIHANVDSITGLLYHPLGLPPTAFPIPFCLAIQTGWMAHCLEYLPDGAMLSPGVVYLRGGGAQRI, encoded by the coding sequence ATGATCGGCTCGCCGCCCAGCCCCGCTGTTCAGCGCTACGGCCGTGGGCTCGAGGGCCTGATTGCCGGCTCGACCGCGATCAGCGACATCGACGGCGAGCGCGGGCACCTGTCGTACCGCGGCTACCCGGTCGGCGAGCTGGCCGAGGCAGCGACCTTCGAGGAGGTGAGCCACCTGGTCCTGTTCGGAGAGCTGCCGGACGCCCCGGCGCTGCGCGACTGGAGCGCCGAGCTGGCGAGCTGGCGGCAGCCGCCGCGGGCCGCCTTCGACGCGCTCCGCGGGCTCCCCGTCCATGCCCACCCCCTCGCCCAGTACCGGACCATGCTGACGGTCGCAGCGTGCCACATCCCGGAGCCGGACAGCACCGGGCTCGACGCGCAGCGGCGGCGGCCGGCGCGGATCCTGAGCTGGACCGCGGCCCTCGCGGCGGCCGCGATCCGCCATCTCGATGGGCTCGCGGACGTCCCCCCGCGCGAGGACCTCGGCTACTCGGCCAACTTCCTCTACCAGGCCCTCGGCCGCGTCCCCCAGGCCGAGGAGGCGCGCGCGTTCGATGCCAGCCTGATCGTGCAGGCGGAGCACGGTCTCCACGCCGCCGCGCTCGCCGCGCTGGCCGTCATCTCCACCGGCGCCGACCTCGGCTCGGCCGTGCTCGCCGGCATGGGAGCGCTCTCGGGCGTGCGTCACGGCGGAGCGAACCAGCTCGCGTTCGAGGCTCTCGCCCGGCTCGACGGCCCGGAGGCGGCCCGGCGGTGGGCCCGCGAGGCGGTCGCGGAGGGCCGCCGGATCCCGGGCTTCGGCCACCGCGTCTACAGGTGCCCGGACCCGCGGGTGGCGGTGCTCGAGCCGCACGCCGAGGCGCTGCTCGCCGCGCGCGGCATGGCCGGCCGCTGGGAGACCTACCTCGCGCTTCGCGAGGAGGTCGAGGCCGGTCTCGCCACGAAGCGGATCCACGCCAACGTCGACAGCATCACCGGGCTGCTCTACCACCCGCTCGGCCTGCCCCCGACTGCGTTCCCGATCCCCTTCTGCCTCGCGATCCAGACCGGCTGGATGGCGCACTGCCTGGAGTACCTGCCCGACGGCGCGATGCTGTCGCCCGGGGTCGTCTATCTGAGGGGAGGCGGTGCGCAGAGGATCTAG
- a CDS encoding phosphatidylserine/phosphatidylglycerophosphate/cardiolipin synthase family protein, with amino-acid sequence MRSRGFRQPRRLAAAAWLAGMAVIAPVSSISAGDEDPVTRLGRTRWTHGNSARLLVYPEESWQARLELVARARHHVFISTFSWHRDHYGDRFREHLVELVRARRRENPDFTVFCLVDAIARGNFDRSFRELEEAGAVVRSFNRQSWGVGPLYDPRMHDKMIVADGRWAIVGGRNFADEYFEPERWWLDLEVLLEGEAVWDLQLNFLKAWQVADLFGNANRFFMPEETARRRISVLWQTGRLPNGRSPLDRFMNAEFFPPVAGKPGERSVAVLYDSPLVRPRAATTDLVIELIRQARAEVDVMTPFPNFTRELTEALIAARARGTRVRVFVNGEAAALRRGPFLWAGLPTVMELVGNGVDVWAWSGNGQVQKILTETACEPREVPPVALHGKLLRVDDVLTIVHSSNFNIRSTYYNTEAGVVVRDAAFNAEVETLLDGLTSLRDLQLDCGDRIDEVAVGQVIEKLGPDDLPRLREVLGNRQGWVDALGLMW; translated from the coding sequence ATGCGGAGCAGGGGTTTTCGCCAGCCGCGGCGACTGGCGGCGGCCGCGTGGCTGGCTGGGATGGCGGTGATCGCGCCGGTGAGCTCGATCTCCGCCGGCGACGAGGACCCGGTCACCCGCCTCGGCCGGACCCGCTGGACCCACGGCAACTCCGCCCGGCTGCTGGTCTATCCCGAAGAGTCGTGGCAGGCGCGTCTCGAGCTGGTCGCGCGGGCCCGCCACCACGTGTTCATCAGCACCTTCTCCTGGCACCGGGACCACTATGGGGACCGGTTCCGCGAGCACCTCGTCGAGCTGGTGAGGGCGCGGCGCCGGGAGAATCCGGACTTCACCGTCTTCTGCCTGGTCGACGCCATCGCGCGAGGGAACTTCGACCGCTCGTTCCGGGAGCTCGAGGAAGCCGGCGCCGTGGTCCGCTCGTTCAACCGCCAGTCGTGGGGGGTGGGCCCGCTGTACGACCCGCGGATGCACGACAAGATGATCGTGGCCGACGGGCGGTGGGCGATCGTCGGCGGCCGCAACTTCGCGGACGAGTACTTCGAACCGGAGCGGTGGTGGCTGGACCTCGAGGTGCTGCTCGAGGGCGAGGCGGTCTGGGACCTGCAGCTCAACTTCCTGAAGGCGTGGCAGGTCGCCGACCTGTTCGGCAACGCCAACCGGTTCTTCATGCCCGAGGAGACGGCGCGGCGGCGGATCTCCGTGCTGTGGCAGACCGGCCGACTGCCGAATGGCCGCAGCCCCCTCGACCGGTTCATGAACGCGGAGTTCTTCCCGCCGGTGGCCGGGAAACCCGGCGAGCGGTCGGTGGCGGTGCTCTACGACAGCCCGCTGGTCCGGCCGCGGGCGGCGACGACCGACCTGGTGATCGAGCTGATCCGGCAGGCGCGCGCCGAGGTCGATGTGATGACGCCGTTTCCGAACTTCACCCGCGAGCTGACCGAGGCACTCATCGCAGCCAGGGCGCGCGGGACCCGGGTGCGGGTCTTCGTCAACGGGGAGGCGGCAGCCCTTCGCAGGGGCCCGTTCCTGTGGGCGGGCCTTCCGACCGTGATGGAGCTGGTCGGCAACGGGGTGGACGTCTGGGCGTGGTCAGGGAACGGTCAGGTGCAGAAGATTCTCACCGAGACCGCCTGCGAGCCGCGGGAGGTGCCGCCGGTCGCCCTGCACGGCAAGCTGCTGCGCGTCGATGACGTCCTGACCATCGTTCACTCGTCGAACTTCAACATCCGGTCCACCTACTACAACACCGAGGCCGGCGTGGTGGTGCGGGACGCCGCGTTCAACGCCGAGGTCGAGACGTTGCTCGACGGCCTGACCTCGCTCCGCGATCTGCAGCTGGACTGCGGCGATCGGATCGACGAGGTGGCCGTCGGGCAGGTGATCGAGAAGCTCGGACCGGATGACCTGCCGCGGCTGCGCGAGGTCCTCGGCAACCGCCAGGGCTGGGTGGACGCGCTGGGGCTGATGTGGTGA
- a CDS encoding YIP1 family protein: MPDTIDRPSYEPAPAEAHAGPGTAARLSAAQRSWTVFASPTRVFSDIAIKPSWVLCLVLMALLAVAVQFVVLPHLDNEATLRARLGERADGVSDEQIERMVEQGEKFARFAPIIGLVVSPIAFAIMAAIFFILLKIVGSDVDYQRAFSTTLHAYWPPSVVASVLTAALIQRVGKIPQQEFANVVKSHPGAFLPADAPAWLTAAASTVSVFNIWIVVLLIIGFRVVGRVSTGKAVVAALVPWLVWLAAKAGLAAIF; this comes from the coding sequence ATGCCTGACACCATCGACCGACCGAGCTACGAGCCGGCGCCGGCGGAGGCGCACGCCGGTCCCGGCACGGCGGCCCGGTTGAGCGCTGCACAGCGGTCGTGGACTGTCTTCGCCTCGCCGACGCGGGTCTTCTCCGACATCGCCATCAAGCCGTCCTGGGTGCTGTGCCTGGTCCTGATGGCGCTGCTTGCCGTCGCGGTGCAGTTCGTGGTCCTCCCTCACCTCGACAACGAGGCCACGCTGCGGGCGCGGCTCGGCGAGCGGGCCGACGGCGTCAGCGACGAGCAGATCGAGCGCATGGTCGAGCAGGGCGAGAAGTTCGCCCGCTTCGCGCCAATCATCGGCCTCGTCGTGTCGCCGATCGCGTTCGCAATCATGGCCGCGATCTTCTTCATCCTGCTCAAGATCGTCGGCTCCGATGTCGACTACCAGCGCGCTTTTTCGACGACGCTGCACGCGTACTGGCCGCCCTCCGTCGTCGCGTCCGTGCTGACGGCGGCGCTCATCCAGCGGGTCGGCAAGATCCCGCAGCAGGAGTTTGCCAACGTGGTGAAGTCGCACCCCGGCGCATTCCTGCCGGCGGATGCCCCGGCGTGGCTGACCGCCGCGGCGAGCACCGTGAGCGTGTTCAACATCTGGATCGTCGTGCTGCTGATCATCGGGTTCCGGGTCGTCGGCAGGGTCTCCACCGGCAAGGCGGTGGTGGCCGCGCTGGTGCCCTGGCTGGTGTGGCTGGCCGCCAAGGCGGGGCTGGCCGCGATCTTCTGA
- a CDS encoding efflux RND transporter periplasmic adaptor subunit: protein MKKWLIALGALVVLGLVLWASLRDSGPRGAEVEVQPAETRAISSRVKATGEITPDRKVDISAKVVGEIIDLPVVEGQQVQAGQILVQIERDLYESARDQARAALRQAEVSVRRAEVQLEDAERNLRRARKLHAQELVSQERLDSAQLAVDTAQVEIEAQRHAVEQYRSALQRTEDDLARTTIRSPMDGIVIQLDAEKGETVVPGSTNLPGSVIMTVADMSTLLAEVEVSEVDVVDVALGQRAEVTVDALGDEPQQGRVAEIATSGREDASLGTIRFRVKVALDSHHPNLRPAMTAKVAILTATSQQALTVPIQAVVKRALGEDGKELEGSAAKGIEKTDVVYRIDDGKAQPSVVTTGISDELWVEIKEGLGTGDEVVVGPYRTLKNLHSGDAVKIGEAKEESEDEDEGSGEVEVTVD, encoded by the coding sequence ATGAAGAAGTGGCTGATCGCGCTCGGTGCGCTGGTGGTTCTGGGCCTCGTGCTGTGGGCCAGCCTACGGGACTCGGGGCCGCGCGGCGCCGAGGTCGAGGTGCAGCCTGCCGAGACGCGCGCGATCTCGTCCCGGGTCAAGGCCACCGGCGAGATCACCCCGGACCGCAAGGTGGACATCTCCGCCAAGGTGGTGGGTGAGATCATCGACCTGCCGGTGGTGGAGGGCCAGCAGGTCCAAGCGGGCCAGATCCTGGTCCAGATCGAGCGCGACCTCTACGAGTCGGCCCGCGATCAGGCCCGCGCCGCGCTGCGCCAGGCGGAGGTCTCGGTGCGCCGGGCCGAGGTCCAGCTCGAGGACGCCGAGCGCAACCTGCGTCGCGCCCGCAAGCTTCACGCCCAGGAGCTGGTCAGCCAGGAGCGACTCGACTCGGCCCAGCTCGCGGTCGACACCGCGCAGGTGGAGATCGAGGCCCAGCGGCACGCGGTCGAGCAGTACCGGTCGGCGCTGCAGCGCACCGAGGACGACCTCGCCCGCACGACCATCCGCTCGCCGATGGACGGCATCGTCATCCAGCTCGACGCCGAGAAGGGGGAGACCGTGGTGCCCGGCTCCACCAACCTCCCGGGCTCGGTCATCATGACGGTCGCCGACATGTCGACGCTGCTCGCCGAGGTCGAGGTGAGCGAGGTCGACGTGGTCGACGTGGCGCTGGGGCAGCGGGCCGAGGTCACGGTCGACGCCCTGGGTGACGAGCCGCAGCAGGGGCGGGTCGCCGAGATCGCCACCTCCGGACGCGAGGACGCGTCCCTGGGCACGATCCGCTTCCGCGTCAAGGTCGCTCTCGACAGCCACCATCCGAACCTGCGGCCGGCCATGACCGCCAAGGTCGCCATCCTGACCGCCACCAGCCAGCAGGCCCTGACCGTGCCCATCCAGGCGGTGGTCAAGCGCGCCCTCGGCGAGGACGGCAAAGAGCTCGAGGGCAGCGCCGCGAAGGGCATCGAGAAGACCGACGTGGTCTACCGCATCGACGACGGCAAGGCGCAGCCGAGCGTCGTCACCACCGGCATCTCGGACGAGCTGTGGGTCGAGATCAAGGAGGGGCTCGGGACCGGCGACGAGGTGGTGGTCGGTCCCTACCGCACCTTGAAGAACCTGCACAGCGGCGACGCCGTCAAGATCGGCGAGGCCAAGGAGGAGAGCGAGGACGAGGACGAGGGCAGCGGCGAGGTCGAGGTGACGGTGGACTGA
- a CDS encoding ABC transporter ATP-binding protein, with amino-acid sequence MLIEIRDLRKIYQMGDADVHALDGVDLDVERGEYLAIMGPSGSGKSTLMNLVGCLDTPTSGEYVLNGEHVSGLDDAELARIRNREIGFVFQTFNLLPRATALANVELPLIYARLPSSQRRGLAKQALEQVGLGDRVKHQPNELSGGQRQRVAVARALVNRPSIILADEPTGNLDSRTSNEIMALFDDLNRAGNTIVLVTHEEEIAAHARRIVRLLDGRVVSDVRRDAGGALP; translated from the coding sequence ATGCTGATCGAGATCCGGGACCTGCGCAAGATCTACCAGATGGGCGACGCCGACGTGCACGCCCTCGATGGGGTCGATCTCGACGTCGAGCGCGGCGAGTACCTCGCGATCATGGGCCCCTCCGGCTCCGGCAAGTCGACGCTGATGAACCTGGTCGGCTGCCTGGACACGCCGACCTCCGGCGAGTACGTGCTCAACGGCGAGCACGTCTCCGGGCTCGACGATGCCGAGCTCGCCCGTATCCGGAACCGGGAGATCGGGTTCGTGTTCCAGACCTTCAACCTGCTGCCGCGGGCGACCGCGCTCGCCAACGTCGAGCTGCCGTTGATCTACGCCCGGCTGCCGTCGTCGCAGCGGCGCGGGCTGGCGAAGCAGGCGCTCGAGCAGGTCGGGCTCGGCGACCGGGTCAAGCACCAGCCCAACGAGCTGTCGGGCGGCCAGCGGCAGCGGGTCGCGGTCGCGCGCGCGCTGGTCAACAGGCCGTCGATCATTCTTGCCGACGAGCCGACCGGCAACCTCGACTCCCGCACCTCGAACGAGATCATGGCGCTGTTCGATGACCTCAACCGGGCCGGCAACACGATCGTGCTGGTCACCCACGAGGAGGAGATCGCCGCCCACGCCCGCCGGATCGTGAGGCTGCTCGACGGGCGCGTCGTGTCGGACGTGCGCCGCGACGCGGGGGGAGCCCTCCCATGA
- a CDS encoding ABC transporter permease, which produces MIWDNFRIALAAIRANKMRSLLTTLGIIIGVAAVIAVVSIVQGLNYVIATQLESVGAAYISVRWREDPTDPDLAGREVVLTYEDGLAIMERATALRYFNPMFFRGELLHFRDERHATTLLGVGAYHQEVSSQWVDRGRFFSEIDLDRRAHVCIVGAEVVDELELGDAPLGKEIIIGRASFTVVGVMQEMGEIFGQNQDDLALIPITTARDIYGHESFKRLILDFQATSAETVALAEDQITEVLRDRHRIPDGVRDDFNVILQEEILKTTGSILGTVTSVVAGVVGIALLVGGIGIMNIMLVSVTERTREIGVRKAVGARRSDILVQFLIEAVTLSLFGGLIGVLAGWGLGIVGAKAIPGFPPAHVPMWAVAIGFGFAALVGIFFGTYPAAKAAALDPIDALRYE; this is translated from the coding sequence ATGATCTGGGACAACTTCCGGATCGCGCTGGCGGCCATCCGCGCCAACAAGATGCGGTCGCTGCTGACCACGCTCGGGATCATCATCGGCGTGGCCGCCGTCATCGCGGTGGTATCGATCGTCCAGGGGCTCAACTACGTGATCGCGACCCAGCTCGAGAGTGTCGGCGCGGCCTACATCTCGGTGCGGTGGCGGGAGGACCCGACCGACCCCGACCTGGCGGGCCGCGAGGTGGTGCTGACCTACGAGGACGGGCTCGCGATCATGGAGCGAGCGACCGCGCTGCGCTACTTCAACCCGATGTTCTTCCGGGGCGAGCTCCTGCACTTCAGGGACGAGCGTCACGCCACCACCCTGCTCGGGGTCGGCGCCTACCACCAGGAGGTCAGCAGCCAGTGGGTCGACCGCGGCCGCTTCTTCTCCGAGATCGACCTCGACCGCCGGGCCCACGTCTGCATCGTCGGCGCCGAGGTCGTCGACGAGCTGGAGCTGGGCGATGCCCCTCTGGGCAAGGAGATCATCATCGGCCGCGCCAGCTTCACCGTGGTCGGCGTGATGCAGGAGATGGGCGAGATCTTCGGCCAGAACCAGGACGACCTCGCGCTGATCCCGATCACCACCGCGCGCGACATCTACGGCCACGAGTCCTTCAAGCGCCTGATCCTCGACTTCCAGGCGACCAGTGCCGAGACCGTGGCCCTCGCCGAGGACCAGATCACCGAGGTGCTGCGCGACCGCCACCGGATCCCGGACGGCGTTCGGGACGACTTCAACGTGATCCTCCAGGAGGAGATCCTGAAGACCACCGGCTCGATCCTCGGCACGGTCACCAGCGTGGTCGCCGGGGTCGTCGGCATCGCGCTGCTGGTCGGCGGCATCGGGATCATGAACATCATGCTGGTCTCGGTGACCGAGCGGACCCGCGAGATCGGCGTCCGCAAGGCGGTCGGCGCCCGGCGGTCCGACATCCTGGTGCAATTCCTGATCGAGGCGGTGACCCTGTCGCTGTTCGGCGGCCTGATCGGGGTGCTCGCGGGCTGGGGGCTCGGCATCGTCGGGGCGAAGGCGATCCCGGGCTTCCCGCCGGCCCACGTTCCGATGTGGGCGGTCGCCATCGGCTTCGGCTTCGCGGCGCTGGTCGGGATCTTCTTCGGGACCTACCCAGCGGCCAAGGCCGCGGCGCTCGATCCGATCGACGCCCTCCGCTACGAATAA